A window of Primulina tabacum isolate GXHZ01 chromosome 4, ASM2559414v2, whole genome shotgun sequence contains these coding sequences:
- the LOC142542725 gene encoding uncharacterized protein At4g26450, translating to MHARHRNGPGNGYWSNAVGMRGQAATSRISPEGSMRGHRIYSSEHRNNNRGGFGRGGHSRQFQPPLPPSHGIDIFMEAGRLAAEFLVAKGVLPPNALSGKLKNGGLKNQMGRFHVFRPHEVDMQIPMDSQSADDTHLGNAALEIGSSRRRNSVDDNSMYGSRNIMRGRRRMGSFKNLGPEVNTESRKSGAWPDRTRNFPSIGAESDASSGQPADQPVDVDGHGGVQTLSLGEVVQECDVGANLPSEFEEHNSVEDAEAKASSSGTEKLLSADAKVEATKESDDANKSDAGAEVVNEERIVNDSEIMQNENEITDSAREDTLASEDNVGLLKHFKFPRIPTKARSSLKVKGSKGGQDPMNEDEKISGRELSGGSQVHVVDVPDESSTGNVSYEIHELKSLESDVRKAPGMDKEQPIAYMTRSRQSRPAYFQEQSVFKGQKELDERLSVVGCSTSTCMNKGFKRPIDDDTNGKGDFKKLRDCSSIDIETSGCLPLSSSMENQPTSQEPRISQSAQSALSLDQKSFNVSPFPKSRDESCEFTGFKICDLNLSGTCEANENDNAERVLIFPSVIETGNEAAPVDFGLSMSNSSNVSNKNARLGVNNNNIEVIDLEIDSGQEDNIFSHPDKRADSVFTSLDGFPNNLHNVNEIPDVQDGYGLMFSDLLGNHSPHNSSVPTGLNSLHSEMGLPNGEGILGDDDSIYMSLEEIPISFLRTWEQPTQDYGKPF from the exons ATGCATGCGAGGCATCGGAATGGACCAGGGAATGGGTACTGGTCTAATGCTGTGGGTATGAGGGGTCAGGCTGCTACTTCGAGAATCTCGCCTGAAGGTTCGATGAGAGGCCATCGGATATATAGTTCGGAGCACAGGAACAACAATCGTGGCGGCTTTGGACGTGGTGGTCACTCTAGGCAATTTCAACCTCCGCTGCCTCCTTCACATGGGATTGACATTTTCATGGAAGCTGGTAGGTTAGCTGCTGAGTTTTTGGTTGCTAAAGGTGTGCTACCGCCAAATGCACTCTCCGGGAAATTGAAGAATGGTGGCTTGAAGAATCAAATGGGCCGATTTCATGTTTTTAGACCGCATGAGGTAGACATGCAAATTCCAATGGATAGCCAATCAGCAGACGACACACATTTAGGAAATGCCGCTCTTGAAATAGGTTCCAGCAGGAGAAGGAATTCAGTTGATGACAATTCCATGTATGGTTCAAGGAACATTATGAGAGGGAGGAGAAGAATGGGGTCCTTTAAAAATCTGGGCCCAGAGGTGAATACAGAGTCGAGAAAAAGTGGGGCTTGGCCTGACAGGACTAGAAATTTTCCTAGCATCGGGGCCGAGAGCGATGCTTCTTCTGGACAGCCTGCTGATCAACCTGTCGATGTAGATGGCCATGGTGGAGTGCAGACTTTGTCTCTGGGTGAAGTAGTTCAAGAATGTGATGTTGGAGCTAATCTACCGTCAGAGTTTGAGGAGCACAATTCAGTGGAGGATGCAGAGGCAAAAGCGAGCTCTTCTGGTACAGAAAAGTTGCTATCAGCTGATGCCAAGGTGGAAGCCACAAAAGAGTCTGATGATGCTAATAAATCTGATGCAGGGGCTGAAGTGGTTAATGAAGAAAGGATTGTCAATGATTCGGAAATAATGCAGAATGAGAATGAGATCACAGATTCTGCACGGGAGGACACTTTAGCGAGTGAGGACAATGTCGGTTTACTGAAACACTTCAAATTTCCACGAATTCCCACTAAAGCTCGTTCTTCGTTGAAAGTGAAGGGTTCAAAGGGTGGTCAGGATCCCATGAATGAAGATGAGAAAATCTCTGGAAGAGAACTTTCTGGAGGTTCTCAAGTTCACGTTGTAGATGTTCCTGATGAAAGTTCTACAGGAAATGTTTCATATGAAATTCACGAACTAAAAAGCCTTGAATCTGATGTTCGGAAAGCTCCAGGCATGGATAAAGAGCAGCCGATTGCATACATGACAAGGTCAAGACAGTCGAGGCCCGCATATTTCCAGGAACAATCTGTGTTTAAAGGGCAAAAAGAACTTGATGAGAGGCTGTCTGTTGTCGGCTGTTCCACCTCCACGTGTATGAACAAAGGGTTTAAAAGACCAATAGATGATGACACTAATGGTAAGGgtgattttaaaaaacttaGAGACTGTTCTTCAATAGATATTGAAACTAGTGGCTGCCTACCTCTTTCAAGTTCAATGGAAAATCAGCCTACTTCGCAAGAGCCAAGAATTTCACAGAGTGCACAATCAGCTCTATCTCTTGATCAAAAGAGTTTTAATGTTTCACCGTTTCCCAAAAGTCGAGATGAATCGTGTGAGTTCACAGGATTTAAGATTTGTGACCTTAACCTTAGTGGAACTTGTGAGGCCAATGAGAATGATAATGCAGAACGGGTTTTGATTTTTCCTTCTGTTATTGAAACTGGAAATGAAGCGGCACCTGTTGATTTTGGTTTGTCTATGAGTAACAGCTCCAATGTATCTAATAAAAATGCTAGACTTGGGGTGAATAATAATAACATCGAGGTTATTGATCTGGAAATTGATTCTGGGCAAGAAGACAATATCTTCAGTCATCCTGATAAAAG GGCGGATTCTGTATTTACCAGTCTGGATGGCTTTCCTAATAATTTACATAATGTCAATGAAATTCCTGACGTTCAGGATGGTTATGGGCTTATGTTCTCAGATTTACTGGGAAATCACAGCCCACACAATTCTTCTGTACCCACCGGCTTAAATTCTTTGCACAGTGAGATGGGCCTTCCTAATGGCGAG GGAATTCTTGGCGACGATGACTCAATTTATATGTCCCTGGAAGAAATACCAATAA GCTTTCTGAGGACCTGGGAGCAGCCAACACAAGATTATGGAAAACCATTTTGA
- the LOC142542724 gene encoding LOW QUALITY PROTEIN: uncharacterized protein LOC142542724 (The sequence of the model RefSeq protein was modified relative to this genomic sequence to represent the inferred CDS: inserted 2 bases in 1 codon): MDGESGLSAEGFEEIPTVETKFLTIKIKSTGKKNGKEILANIVPSNQDPVSKNSSINSIASSSCNSPLISPPSSAFVSALQSPYISPRAILDANPSPNPTQECPTPATTITHPSPPMSFSGSQSDDFPSTSYTPPPERQDYATDPAKTKLKIVTCVPVSGTETAPRISFSFPVPRNSFTKGSASPVSNLKLRSCDVYIGFHGQNPNLTRFCKWLKSELEVHGIACFVADRAKYADNQSSEIADKVICSVTFGLVVITSDSLVSHMSLEEIRFFAQKKNLIPLFFNTDANEIRTLFESVSDNACKEALDLLKRYHEFQLEANEGNWRCGVSKAVSILRRKLGRKSVVEKEVEAFEEMPFLRNEFFVGREREIMEVETAFFGCRDYLADEESEIDHGRAGKYISSEVGKWEPANGRNSLKRPKQKKSKSGKLKNFGSSVVRINGLPGIGKTELALEFAYRYSQRYKMVLWVGGEARYFRQNILNLSLNMGLDVSADEEKERGRIRSFDEQESEAFKRVKRELFRDTPYLLIIDNLENEREWWEGRDLHDFIPRNTGGTHVIITTRLNTETSFDSIKLRPLPLYDAMALIRGRGIKEYPPAELEFLEKFDEKLGSTSFGLSLVASLVSEFAINPSALYEAVNQSQYVNEDADYSGLSIADAEFFMTNSFLMKVLSFCGDFLQQKSGNRNFLASRMLKVGAWLAPTPASANLLAAAAYSIPSTRDKLRKWTRCLKLTNLNCYSGCLASQTCKREEDSALLLVKLGLARKTNRQPGCWIQFHPITQTFAKGKDSTFAAKAIVHGVRKTGNTSANFDHLWXPVVQLKAIDMVLFIKKTALPLAIRAFTTFSRCNSALELLKVCTSVLEEVEKSFVSQIQDWCHGSLCWKNALNSNQRVDEYVWQEVTLLKATLLETRAKLLLRGGHFSSGEEVCRTCISIRTVVLGHNHAQTLAAQETLAKLVRMRSKI; the protein is encoded by the exons ATGGACGGAGAATCAGGATTGTCTGCAGAAGGTTTTGAAGAGATCCCAACCGTTGAAACCAAGTTCCTCACCATTAAGATAAAAAGTACAGGCAAGAAGAACGGTAAGGAAATTTTAGCCAACATCGTTCCTTCGAATCAAGATCCAGTCTCTAAGAATTCATCAATAAATTCTATAGCATCATCTTCATGCAACTCTCCACTCATCTCCCCTCCGTCCTCGGCATTTGTTTCAGCTTTGCAATCACCTTACATTTCTCCAAGAGCCATTTTGGATGCGAATCCAAGCCCAAATCCTACACAAGAATGTCCCACTCCGGCTACCACCATTACTCATCCCTCTCCACCGATGTCATTTTCCGGCTCTCAGTCGGATGACTTCCCTAGCACTTCCTATACTCCGCCGCCGGAAAGGCAAGACTACGCCACTGATCCGGCCAAGACAAAGCTCAAGATTGTTACTTGTGTACCAGTTTCAGGCACAGAAACTGCACCTCggatctcattttcttttcctgTGCCTAGAAACTCATTCACCAAAGGCTCAGCTTCGCCAGTTTCAAATCTGAAGCTTAGGAGTTGTGATGTGTACATAGGATTCCATGGTCAAAACCCAAATTTGACACGGTTTTGTAAGTGGCTTAAATCGGAGTTGGAGGTTCATGGAATTGCTTGCTTTGTGGCGGACAGAGCAAAGTATGCGGATAATCAGAGCAGTGAGATTGCCGACAAGGTTATTTGCTCCGTAACCTTTGGTTTGGTGGTTATCACAAGTGATAGTCTTGTTAGCCATATGAGCCTGGAGGAGATTAGATTCTTTGCTCAAAAGAAGAACTTAATCCCTTTGTTCTTCAATACAGATGCCAATGAGATTAGGACTCTTTTCGAATCTGTTTCGGATAATGCATGTAAAGAAGCATTAGATTTGCTAAAGAGATATCATGAGTTTCAGCTAGAAGCAAACGAGGGTAACTGGCGATGCGGTGTTTCAAAAGCAGTGAGTATACTTAGGAGAAAGCTTGGGAGAAAGAGTGTGGTTGAAAAGGAAGTCGAAGCATTTGAGGAGATGCCCTTTTTAAGAAACGAGTTTTTTGTGGGGAGGGAGAGAGAAATTATGGAAGTTGAGACTGCATTCTTTGGTTGTCGAGATTATTTAGCTGACGAGGAAAGCGAGATTGACCATGGTAGGGCAGGAAAATACATAAGTTCAGAGGTTGGAAAATGGGAACCGGCGAACGGAAGAAACTCACTTAAGAGGCCCAAACAAAAGAAGTCGAAGAGTGGGAAACTCAAGAACTTCGGCAGCAGCGTTGTGCGCATAAATGGATTGCCGGGAATTGGAAAGACAGAGCTTGCTTTGGAATTCGCCTATCGATATTCGCAAAGATACAAGATGGTTTTGTGGGTTGGTGGCGAAGCTCGGTATTTCAGGCAAAATATACTGAACTTATCTCTAAACATGGGGTTGGACGTGAGTGCGGATGAAGAGAAAGAACGAGGGAGGATTCGTAGCTTTGATGAACAAGAATCTGAAGCCTTCAAAAGGGTTAAAAGGGAGCTGTTTCGAGATACACCCTATTTACTAATTATTGATAATCTTGAAAATGAAAGGGAATGGTGGGAAGGAAGGGATCTACATGACTTCATACCAAGAAACACAGGAGGCACTCATGTAATAATAACTACAAGGCTCAACACAGAAACAAGCTTCGATTCAATTAAGCTTCGACCATTGCCTTTGTATGACGCGATGGCATTAATTAGAGGAAGAGGAATAAAGGAATATCCACCTGCAGAACTAGAGtttcttgaaaaatttgatgaaaaaTTGGGGAGTACGAGTTTTGGGTTGTCGTTGGTTGCTTCTCTTGTATCAGAATTTGCAATCAATCCATCTGCTCTATACGAGGCAGTGAATCAGAGCCAATACGTCAATGAAGATGCTGACTACTCTGGTTTGAGCATTGCAGATGCAGAATTTTTTATGACCAACTCATTCTTAATGAAAGTACTCTCCTTTTGTGGGGATTTTTTGCAGCAAAAGAGTGGGAACAGGAACTTTCTCGCCTCAAGAATGCTTAAGGTTGGAGCATGGCTTGCCCCAACACCTGCTTCAGCAAATTTATTGGCAGCAGCAGCATATAGCATACCATCCACAAGAGACAAACTAAGAAAGTGGACCCGATGCTTGAAGCTAACAAATTTGAATTGCTACTCTGGTTGTTTAGCGAGCCAAACGTGCAAGAGAGAAGAAGATTCAGCTCTCCTTTTAGTTAAACTCGGTTTGGCTCGAAAGACAAACCGGCAACCTGGCTGCTGGATTCAATTCCACCCCATTACTCAAACATTCGCCAAAGGCAAAGACAGTACGTTTGCTGCCAAGGCAATAGTTCATGGAGTAAGGAaaactgggaatacatcagCAAATTTTGATCACCTTTG CCCTGTTGTTCAGCTCAAGGCGATTGACATGGTTCTGTTTATAAAGAAAACGGCTCTCCCTCTAGCAATAAGAGCATTCACAACCTTCTCTAGATGCAACTCGGCATTAGAGCTCCTAAAAGTATGCACTAGTGTGCTCGAAGAAGTGGAGAAATCATTCGTGTCACAAATTCAGGATTGGTGTCATGGCTCCCTCTGCTGGAAAAATGCACTGAATTCGAATCAAAGAGTGGATGAATATGTGTGGCAGGAGGTTACCTTGCTGAAAGCCACGCTACTCGAGACGAGGGCAAAGTTACTTCTGAGAGGCGGCCATTTTAGCAGTGGTGAAGAGGTTTGCAGAACATGTATCAGCATTAGGACAGTGGTACTGGGACACAACCATGCTCAAACGTTAGCTGCTCAAGAAACATTGGCAAAGTTAGTTAGGATGAGAAGTAAGATAtaa
- the LOC142542726 gene encoding high mobility group B protein 10-like isoform X1: MPNNPPRTNYTSYPKPEAEYQEILQNPDFFLQKLKAFHVFYGTKFRVPTIGGNRLDLHQLFVEVTSRGGIEKVLRDRRWKEITGAFKFPSSITSASFVLRKYYLSLLYHFEQVYYFRKEEPSITESVSTNGSGSPLPCGVDDAAYDQFSESPELEDGMLVNGTIDGKFDDGYLVSVHLGSEELKGVIYHTPVAPTKSLSVSSSVLSPAYHSRKKHNHQVRAPGQPKRNRSGYTFFFEEQYHRLQPLYQGRERGISKKIGQSWSRLSETEKQVYQDMGLRDKERYQAEMLDYKSSHHLQLPQ; the protein is encoded by the exons ATGCCAAACAACCCGCCTCGTACAAATTACACTTCTTACCCCAAACCGGAAGCAGAGTATCAAGAAATCCTTCAAAACCCAGATTTTTTCTTGCAAAAGCTCAAGGCTTTTCACGTTTTTTATGGTACCAAATTCAG GGTCCCTACAATAGGAGGAAATCGTTTAGATTTACATCAGCTTTTCGTGGAGGTAACCTCCCGAGGTGGCATTGAAAAG GTGTTGAGAGATCGTAGATGGAAGGAAATTACTGGAGCCTTCAAGTTCCCATCGTCCATTACTAGTGCGTCGTTTGTGTTGAGAAAATATTATCTGTCGCTGCTGTATCATTTTGAGCAGGTTTATTACTTCCGAAAAGAAGAACCATCCATCACAGAATCTG TGAGTACAAATGGAAGTGGATCACCATTGCCATGTGGTGTTGATGATGCTGCATATGATCAATTTTCGG AAAGTCCTGAACTGGAGGATGGCATGTTGGTCAATGGAACTATCGATGGTAAATTTGATGACGGATATTTAGTTTCAGTTCATTTGGGATCTGAGGAGTTGAAAGGTGTCATTTACCACACCCCTGTGGCACCTACCAAGTCCCTGAGCGTTAGCTCTTCTGTTCTTTCCCCGGCTTACCATTCACGGAAAAAGCATAATCACCAAGTAAGGGCCCCAGGTCAACCTAAGCGAAATAGAAGTGGCTATACTTTCTTTTTCGAGGAGCAGTATCATCGTCTTCAACCACTGTACCAAGGACGAGAAAGAGGCATCAGTAAAAAAATTGGTCAGTCATGGAGCAGACTTTCTGAGACTGAAAAACAG GTATATCAGGACATGGGGCTGAGAGACAAGGAAAGATACCAAGCTGAAATGTTGGACTACAAATCATCCCACCATCTTCAACTTCCTCAATAG
- the LOC142542726 gene encoding high mobility group B protein 10-like isoform X2, translated as MKLVSIYIHTRIYSFAVRVPTIGGNRLDLHQLFVEVTSRGGIEKVLRDRRWKEITGAFKFPSSITSASFVLRKYYLSLLYHFEQVYYFRKEEPSITESVSTNGSGSPLPCGVDDAAYDQFSESPELEDGMLVNGTIDGKFDDGYLVSVHLGSEELKGVIYHTPVAPTKSLSVSSSVLSPAYHSRKKHNHQVRAPGQPKRNRSGYTFFFEEQYHRLQPLYQGRERGISKKIGQSWSRLSETEKQVYQDMGLRDKERYQAEMLDYKSSHHLQLPQ; from the exons ATGAAACTTGTcagtatatatatacacacacgcaTATATTCTTTTGCTGTTAGGGTCCCTACAATAGGAGGAAATCGTTTAGATTTACATCAGCTTTTCGTGGAGGTAACCTCCCGAGGTGGCATTGAAAAG GTGTTGAGAGATCGTAGATGGAAGGAAATTACTGGAGCCTTCAAGTTCCCATCGTCCATTACTAGTGCGTCGTTTGTGTTGAGAAAATATTATCTGTCGCTGCTGTATCATTTTGAGCAGGTTTATTACTTCCGAAAAGAAGAACCATCCATCACAGAATCTG TGAGTACAAATGGAAGTGGATCACCATTGCCATGTGGTGTTGATGATGCTGCATATGATCAATTTTCGG AAAGTCCTGAACTGGAGGATGGCATGTTGGTCAATGGAACTATCGATGGTAAATTTGATGACGGATATTTAGTTTCAGTTCATTTGGGATCTGAGGAGTTGAAAGGTGTCATTTACCACACCCCTGTGGCACCTACCAAGTCCCTGAGCGTTAGCTCTTCTGTTCTTTCCCCGGCTTACCATTCACGGAAAAAGCATAATCACCAAGTAAGGGCCCCAGGTCAACCTAAGCGAAATAGAAGTGGCTATACTTTCTTTTTCGAGGAGCAGTATCATCGTCTTCAACCACTGTACCAAGGACGAGAAAGAGGCATCAGTAAAAAAATTGGTCAGTCATGGAGCAGACTTTCTGAGACTGAAAAACAG GTATATCAGGACATGGGGCTGAGAGACAAGGAAAGATACCAAGCTGAAATGTTGGACTACAAATCATCCCACCATCTTCAACTTCCTCAATAG
- the LOC142542727 gene encoding photosystem I reaction center subunit V, chloroplastic-like → MASTLFSTPTFQGLRTLNKPTDFKPTCASFLCRPLTTKKRCSSLAVKAELNPSIVISLSTGLSLFLGRFVFFSFQRENVAKQVPEQNGASHFEAGDERAKEYVSLLKSNDPVGFNIVDVLAWGSLGHIVAYYILATSSNGYDPSFF, encoded by the coding sequence ATGGCCTCCACTCTCTTCTCCACTCCAACTTTCCAAGGTCTCAGAACCCTCAACAAGCCGACAGACTTCAAGCCCACCTGCGCCTCTTTCCTCTGCCGCCCTCTCACCACCAAGAAACGTTGCAGTAGCCTCGCCGTCAAGGCTGAGCTCAACCCGTCTATAGTAATCAGCCTGAGCACCGGCCTCTCTCTCTTCCTAGGCAGGTTCGTGTTCTTCTCCTTCCAGAGGGAAAACGTGGCCAAACAGGTACCGGAGCAGAACGGGGCCTCCCACTTCGAGGCTGGCGATGAACGCGCCAAGGAATACGTCAGCCTTCTCAAATCCAACGACCCCGTCGGATTCAACATTGTCGATGTTCTTGCCTGGGGTTCTCTTGGACACATTGTTGCATACTACATTCTTGCCACTTCTTCCAATGGATATGATCCCAGTTTCTTCTAG
- the LOC142542728 gene encoding GPI-anchored protein LLG1-like, with protein sequence MLMTVYPSKNRLNYTPRIMGSCQMNCCLVFVLCLSLFTALSASTFISDGIFGSQILSERRLLQAKKPCPDNFEFQNYTIITSKCKGPQYPPNLCCPAFKDFSCPFADHLNDLSNDCASTMFSYINLYGKYPPGLFASECREGKLGLECPAVSPSASLSDKFANANGSCRISELFPMLFLLAAFLVLSMQLI encoded by the exons ATGTTGATGACCGTGTATCCGAGTAAGAATCGATTAAATTATACCCCGCGAATAATGGGTTCGTGTCAGATGAATTGTTGTTTGGTTTTTGTTCTATGTTTGTCTCTTTTCACTGCCCTCTCAGCCTCCACTTTCATTTCAG ATGGTATATTTGGATCTCAAATTTTAAGTGAGAGGAGGCTTCTTCAGGCAAAGAAAC CTTGCCCCGACAACTTTGAGTTCCAGAACTACACCATCATCACCAGCAAGTGCAAGGGACCCCAATACCCGCCCAACCTATGCTGTCCGGCATTTAAAGACTTTTCCTGTCCATTTGCCGATCACTTGAATGACCTATCAAATGATTGTGCTTCTACCATGTTCAGCTATATTAATCTTTATGGAAAGTACCCACCAGGTCTATTTGCCAGCGAGTGCCGAGAAGGGAAGCTGGGCCTAGAATGCCCTGCAGTATCACCGTCAGCTTCACTGTCCGATAAATTTGCTAATGCAAATGGCAGTTGTAGAATATCTGAACTTTTTCCAATGCTGTTTCTTCTAGCTGCTTTCCTTGTGTTGTCAATGCAGCTCATTTAA